In Salmo trutta chromosome 24, fSalTru1.1, whole genome shotgun sequence, the DNA window AGAGCTACTTTGTGAGCGATTTCAACACTCTGTCAAGCTTTTTCGGTTGTAAATGATAACAGCAAAACAAAGGGTTCATATTATGCTGATGTTTAAAAACAGCGCTAGAACGAtatgcaaaggagcaaaacataGTAAAAAGGCTTTCAGATCTTTCGTAACAGTGTGCAACAGCTTATAACAAACATCCCATTTGGCAAACTCATAAAGGAAGTAacaaaagagaaagggggagaagatGGGCAATGTGAACGAACCAGTGTTTCTGTCCTTTAGTAACTTCTTTGTCTGTAAGTGCCAGACCCAGGGGCCAGTGCAAGAGATCCATTTGTCTTCTTGATCCATTTTACTGTAGCAGAACACAGCGGCAGTCTCTCGCTTCTAAACAACAATCTTGTCACTCAGTGGTGAATCCACCACCATACCACTTCTCATATTATCTTTCTGAAGATAAAACCTGATACCACTTTAGCTCTTTTCCTGTCCAGATCGCAGACCAAAAGGTTATGGAATTTACTAGACCAAAAACATTATTTCCTGGTGTAAAGAAAGCTTGAGAGGACCGACAGAAGTCAGCATGTCTTCCATCTCTTTCTTGTAGTTTATGTCAAAGGGTtgttgaacatcttggccataaaaataaactgaaaaccAATTCTGAAGCCTCAGATGGGCTCCAGTGTCCGGTTTCCTTCAGTCTCCCTGGTGAACTTCTCCTATGGCGCAGACTAGGGCAGCTTGATTTAAGTTTGTACGTTTTGCGTCAATACAAACCAGTGGAGAAGCTGATTTAAAGTGCAGAGCTAACTCGCCTTCTCACTGCTTTGCGTGTGAGTCGAGGGGGAGGGCTCTATGCAAAGTGTCCAGTCCCCATCACCTGCCTGCTCCTCCCACAGTCAGTCTCCCTACCCCAACCAATCACATTATTGTACAGCTCTTGGCCTTGTCTTTACGCAGGTCTGATGTGACAGCGGTGAGTTCGGGCCTACTGGGCATGTGCGAGATCCTCTTGGTGCCCCTGGAGGATTTGTTGCGTTTGACGTTCTTGTTGCTCTTGTTGACGCAGGCCAGCGTGGCCACGTGGAAGATGTCTCTGACGCTGTTCTCAGACTGCAGGGATGAACACTCGATGTAGGGAGCACTGATCTGCTTGGCCATGTTGGAGCCCTGAGAGAGAATAACACCAGGAAATCAGTCTTATTGGTATTCATAGCTGTTGAGGTTTACAGGTACCACATTTCATAATACCACATTAAGGCATATAGTACTAGACCAATAATTCAAACAACTTACCGTAATTTATGGACTATTgagcacacctgaatataagccgcacccactgaattttttaaaaattattattttgtacataaataagccgcacatgtctataagccgcaggtgcctaccggtacattgaaacaaatgaactttacacaggctttaacgaaacacggcttgtaacaaaacatttgcagtaaacagtagcctaccaagtcattgctccagaccaagctcccgtgcagcagctctatttccttttccaacagccagatcaatcgccttcaacttgaaagctgcatcatatgcatttctccgtgtctttgccatgatgagggtgacaaaatgactaccgtaatcagaatgatgggaagtttgagagctctcaatttaatctaaacagtaaacaaaaaagttttgaccttaacccattcagcaatttcattggtctaatgaaagcttcatgcccccaaaaaactgagcacggcacggaatattttttattttttgaaagcgggaaaaatccatatattagccgcgtcattgtttaagctgcgaggatcaaagcgtgggaaaaaagtagcggcttatagtccggaaattacattATGTCCACATCATAGTGAGTGTTAAAGTATGAGCAAAATGCATGTACCACCTACCTGATCATATGACacaggtgtctgtctgtgattgGACAGTTCCACCAGTGTGGCGAGGTCTGTGCGGAGGTCTGACTTGCATCCCACCAGCAGAATCTTGGTGTTGGGACAAAACTCCTGGATCTCTACTCGCCACTATAGAGAAATCAATTCAGAAAAGAGAGAAATCAGTAACACTTCTAGTACACATGTGATTTTACAGGTTTGGCTAATATTCAGTGTCAGGCATCCAAACATAAGAGTTATGCATGTAAATCTCAACAAAAAGTTATGCACCCGGACCTCAAGTTAAGATTTGAGCCCAAAATAGTTAG includes these proteins:
- the LOC115160856 gene encoding rho-related GTP-binding protein RhoE yields the protein MKDTGSGQKLSPKSEMDPNQSVKCKIVVVGDSQCGKTALLHVFAKDCFPENYVPTVFENYTASFEIDTQRIELSLWDTSGSPYYDNVRPLSYPDSDAVLICFDISRPDTLDSVLKWRVEIQEFCPNTKILLVGCKSDLRTDLATLVELSNHRQTPVSYDQGSNMAKQISAPYIECSSLQSENSVRDIFHVATLACVNKSNKNVKRNKSSRGTKRISHMPSRPELTAVTSDLRKDKAKSCTIM